GTCTTCAAGGTTGGCGGACTGGCGGGTTGGGCATGGACCATAAGGAAGACTTGAGGACCTCTAAGTACTGGGCTGATATCATGGGCTTGGCCCCAGgccggggtggagaaatccagcggtcatcaattgcccctttaccttctcgtcagttattgtctGGCTGATGAGGGAGTAAATACCGAGAGTCATCATGACCGCGCCGCCAAAGGGCAAAACTGTTCAAAACATCTTTTCGGCTCTTTATTGTTTCACATTTCGAATTCTCTCTATCTTCTCGGAAAGCTTGcttctcttctgctctctgttctcctttgccttcttctgcttATCCATCTTTACTGTGTTTCAGGTACGCTTTCTTATTCCTCCATGGAAGGTCCTAAACTTCCCGAAGTTTTTGATCTTAAATCATgcatcactccttcttccataaCTAAGTTCATTTCTCGGAGGTATTTAGATACTCCGCTTTATTTTATTCGAGCTCCCCTCCAGAATGAGAGAATAGTTCTTCCAAATCCTTCCCCTCCTGGTTTGATGATCCCCAAAAGGGTCGTAGTATAGTCTTTTTCCTTAAGCAACGAGACCTCGGCCTGACTTTCCcgtttacccctttctttgtcGAGGTTTTTCGGTACTTCGGGATATCCCCCCGGATGCTGTCtccaaattccattttgttcatgtgttGCTTCGAATCTATCTGCTTGAGCTGGGGTTTTACGCCCACGGCGTGTCTATTCGTTACTTTCTTCCGTCTTGTTAAGGCGATCCAAAATTTTTACTACTTTGCCCCCCGTGGAGGGCTATCTCTcttcacgggctacaaggattcaatAAATGGCTGGGTAGAGAGTTTTCTTGTGGCAGAGTTGAAGAAAGAGACTGACCTGTCGTGGGGAGTGGGGCTCGACTGGGAGGATGTTCCCCTGGGCTGCAATGACCTGCCCTACCTGAGCCTTGCCGAGCAGGTGGGATTCCTTTGACTGACTTCTGTCGacaagaagtatgatgtcgagaagtgtatgtttgcgtctaaccttagggatatccgagaTGCGGGTATTGCGCTTGGTCTAGCAGTTCTTTTTCCTTTATGACTGGTACTGGAAAGTATGCTAACCTTTTCTGGTTTTgtgttttttgcagcttctgacgcCAAGATGGATCAAATCAAGCCCCCGAAGAACTTAGTTTTGTCTCGGGAGAGCATGAATGTCGCGTTGGATGCCCTCCGAGCTGGACGTCGTGTGTCTGAAGCCACTGAAGAGGTGGCTCAGGTTATTTCCTCTAGGACGGTTAGCCATCCTCCTGCCAAAGCTTCCTCTCGAGCCCCTAAACCGAGCTCTCGTGGTACCAAATCCTCTCGGCCATCTAGTCGTGGCAGGTCGATCTCGATCCCTGAACCTACTTTGGAGTCCAGGTCCAATCAAGCTTCTATAGAGGAGGCGAGGGAAGCTCCTCAAATCATTACGGAGCAGGCGGAAGATATTGAGCAAGTGAGGCTGGATCCGGCTCTTCCTCCCGCGGAGGTGCCAGGGGGGAGGTTTGAGTCCCCCATTGTTGAAGAGGAAGCTCCGGAGAAGAGGACGGAGGTTATTCTTGTGGAGGGAGATGTCCTAGAGGCCCCTATCGGggatgcccctgcccctgtggggACTGGATCTGGATCTGTTGACGAGGCGCCACAGTGAAGACCGGGGACAAGTGTCCAGCCCCTCTTGAAATATCTCCCCcagctcctgctcggaagaaatccagggcttCCAAAGGATCAGCTCCAGCCCTCCCCCCTATTGGAAAGGAAAAAGATGTCCCCGTAGTACCTCTAttgtctgctcctgacaacgATATTCTGAACGTGGAGGACATCACCCACCAATCTCCGGCCAGTGTAGTCGCCGAAATCCTCAAAGAGCGGATGTTTGGTGGCATTATGGAGGCTTCAGATCCACGCCTGCTTGCCCTCACTGGTCTTCTAGCCAGTTCTACTAAGGAGCAAGCAGCGTTTCGATCTCGACCTCGGGAGGAGCTCGGGGATATgattagggagatgcttctgatggtaagtcgTCTTTCTGTTTCCCTTCTggctttctttgtttctttcttcTGATGGTTGTCTTTTTgtactaggtgacgggcctcctcatggaggtggatgcttgcgaccactctctccgggagtctgtgaatcgccggattgaggaggcaCGTCTGGAGGAGAACTTGTCTGCCACCAGCGATGCCAGAGGCAATCTCACGGCTGCTCGAGAGCACTCTGAATCCCTCCGGCTCGAGCTACATACAGCCTTGGAGGCTCCCAAGAGGGCTGATGTGAGGGCCTCTGAGGCGCAGGAACATGCTAAATCCCTGGAGGCGGAGTTGTCTCACACCCGAGGGGTCCTGAAGGAATCCGACGAGAGGGTAGCTGCAGCTGAGGTTCGCTGTGAGGAAGTTTTGAAGCAGTTGTCCTCCATGGTGGAGACTCTTCGTGAGAGGAACGAGGCTATAAGCCAAAAGGACGAGGTCCAGCGCCAGTATGAGGCCCTGAAGGCTGATTTCAAAGAAATTCAGGCTCACCTTGATAAGGTGAAGATTCAAAAAGAGGGGGCCTTGGCTCGAGTGGAAATcctcgagcaggagctgagcacgagCTTTGAacgtatcagagacctggcttcatcggcaGAGGAGTTCAAACTTCATAATCAACAGCTCagccatgaagtcaggactttagaacgtaaatgttcagccctgctcgaggagACCAGGCATGCTGAGAACAAGATCCAGCTGGAGTGTGAGAGGCGTCTGatggagtatcaggagtcggatgagctaaaaaggaagattgagcaggcctgtgaagctcacctcCAAGATTATAAGGATTCTCCTCAGCTGAAGGCAATTATAGCTGAGGCCTATGAGTCACAACTTGCGGAGTATAAAGCCTCTAATGAGATGAAGACTGCTGTTTGGCAAAAAGGCTTCCGCATGTTTGCGACTGGCTTCAATCggggtttaagagaagccaggCTTGCTCCTGATATCCCTCTAGCAAAGCTCCGAGCTGCTGAGGTGGACTCTGATGGCGAAAatgtgctatacggggaggacgACTTTCCTTTGCCCAGAGGAACCTCTCGCATTGCAGCTGAATCTTCTTCAGAGGAATCTGAGCTGGATGGGGAAGGTGTGGACGTCCTCGGACCTGAGGAGGATGACTCCGGGCCTCAAGAAGGGGATGTAAAGCTAGGAGAGGAAGGTGCTAGGCCTTCAAGGCTAGAGATTGTGCCTCTTGTTGGCACTGAGGGGTCTGAGCTGGAGGATGTCAGACCTCCTTCAAATGTTAATGTAAATGTAAATAAAGATAGTATAGGTGACGATGTTCCTAGAAatgtaagtcccttaaggactgtttttccttcaaCCTTAGcagataaatagattgtaatacattttttctttaatgaaattttaatttcctCCACTTGAACTACTTCTTGTTTTTCGTTCATTCTTGAACTTATCTCTGCCTATAGATGAAATGCTTAAACTGCGTGCTTCGTAATTTTTTCTGAGGGATCCACTGTGATGTCTTTCCTTTTTGCCTTCAGGCTTGTCAGGACTGAAATTCTGTCGTTTGACTGAACTTTTGACCTGTGGATTTTTCTATTTCACTAACTGAAATTCTTATCCGTAAGccctttccgagctggactaactgTACCCGTGAGCTCTTTTGAGGTGATGAGCGGGGACTGAAACTGAGGTTTTATCTACTCGTGCTCTTAGGTTTTTCCTCgagttgcccctttacctcctcagtatttattacatgagtggtgagggggtaaatccttaGACTTTGTAACTGCGCAGCTTCATTTTAGACaattttacctttctttccggtTATGAGCTCGGATATCTGGTCCCTCGTGAGGTGATCCTTTGTCAGTTGGTGCGGTCTGGGCTATATGCGCCATTGGGATAGGGAGTTCATCCTAGCTGCCTTCTCaactttttcttttagttttttatGCCTGCTACCTGTATCGCGAGCTCGGGAGTCCGGAATTTTactaaggtttttttttttttttttttttttttttttttttttttttttaggcttACAGTGTTGTTGGCCCTGATATGAGGCCTCTCCGAGCTTCTGGGAGGACCGTCCCTGGATTGAAGAGGTCGGATTGTCTGTTTTGGACCTGATCATACTTCGATTCGATTCTTTTGTGTCTTAGTGGGTCAGGGCTTCCTACTGCCCCTAAGTGTTTGGTATGCTGTTTGCTCTCGAGCTTTTTACGGGCTCTTTGCTGCCCCTGGGTTTTACCAGTGTCAAGCTTACTTTCTTGAGGTGGACATGGTGCTTTGGTGCTTTGGGGCCTGCGAGCCTTACTTTAGTAGGTCGTGCTGCTGTATGATACAGACGTTGGGGTGCCTTGGTTTAATTTCGTTATGTGCTGGTTACTTTGCGAGATCGGGCCTTTTTGTTAATCCGAGCTCTTTCGGGAGGTTGGATTTGAATTTTCTGTTTCAGCATCCTTTTGAGGTTAGCCTGGCATTTTGACGCctttggctgttgtgtgagatcaaagtctctttacTTTATGACTTGAGCTCCTTTTGGGAGGTCGGATTTTTAGCTTTGTACTTATAGTTCCGTACACCAACCTTTTATATGAGGTCGGAATTATGCTCTTATGAGTTTGTTTTTGCGTGTGGTCGTTGTATACCACTGTTTGCTGTGAGTATGTGATACCGGAAGATCTCTAGAGACGCCGGTCTttgttgctccgggaggtctttttgagatcctcgccggccgtttttactCCGGGAGGtttttttgagatcctcgccagCTGTTTTtactccgggaggtctttttgagatcctcgccgaccgtttttgctccgggaggtctttttgagatcctcacCAGCCGTTTTTTGTTCCGGGGAGATCTTTGTGATCCCGCCGGCCTTCTGCCTTcaagaaggtcttttgatatatgttcttttctttttccctggGAGAGTTAGTACTCACAATAATAGAGATAATCACTGCATTACTATAAAATGGTGTTATTCATGCTTCTATAATACAAACATTCTAAGGAAATACCTTTTCTGTTTCACCAGCTTGTTCAGCCTTTTGTTCCCCCTACGACCATATTGATGGTTCCATTGGATCCGTCATTCACCTGCCCTGCTCCCGCTCTTCTGAGTGTCTGTCCTGTTGGGTTTGGCTGAGGCCTTTGTTCTTCCAGTTTCTTTATgaagttcttgaggtgtcccctctttatTAGCCTTTCGATCTCagcaatcaactggaagcagttgttggtgtcatggccgtgcgtgcgatggtactgacaatatttgtcaggatctctcTGGTTTGCTTCTGCTTTCATGGGCCTAGGCCATTGGAGAAACTCCTTGTCttggacggccatgagcacttccGCCCTGGAGGCATTGAGTGGGGTCAGCTTCTCTGGGACCCACAAGGGCCGTGATTTTTGTTCTGGGACCCCAAGGGGGAGAGGTCTttgatcccttcgctcccagggctGCCTGTAGGGCTCTGGCCTTCTGCTTTGTTTCTTCTCCTGCCGTTCTAGCCTCCTTTCTTCTAAGGCCTTCCCTTTATCCGTCGCTCCCCTAGCGAATCTGCTGGTcatcaaggcatcatcctggCTTATGTATTTTTTAGCCCGCTTCAttagctcggccagtgaggtcggaggcttcctgctcagtgaaccaaagaactcggctgaagtcgtccccttctgcatggcttctacagcCCTTCCTTCATTGAGCTCGGAGATTTGCAAGGCCTCCGTGTTGAAACGGGCGACGTATTCCCTGAGTGATTCATCTTTCCTCTGTCTGACCGtctccagatagctcgtctttctATCTGCAGGCACCCCGGCAATGAatcggctgatgaagcgagtggccagatctccaaagctaCTAATACTTCATGCCTCAAGGTTGTTGAACCACGCTCGTGCTGGCCCCGCGAGCGTCGTAggaaataccttgcacatcagggcGTCTGACAAagtttgcagctccatgaaagtcttgtaaTTCAAGACATGCTCCCTAGGGTTCCCAGCCCCGTCGTATGCGGCCATAGGCgcggcatcatgaacttcttggggacagtctcttgctgcacccacttcgagaagggcGAAGAAGTGGGCAAGAGGGCCTGGTTCTGATCCTTCGTTCTTAGCTCGGCCAAGAgttgctctctcatcttttgcaaCTTCTGATCTACACTCTCCCCTTCCCGCCTGGGCTTCCTCTCTTGGTGGGCCTCCTCTTCCCATATCTCACTCCCCACTCTTCCGGTGGTTCTGGCGGAGTAGCTATCGACTTCATCATTCTCTATCAGCTCCttcaccctccttccatgaactcgagctaccggctcttcctcttctccggctctCCTCCTCCCATCTCCGGTTTCTTGGCTGACAGTTCTGGGGTGGTTGAAGGTAGGCTGAGGTTCGTTGGtctggggttcttctaccactggtgACACGTTTgcgggggtgctaaggccccgttgttgcattatctgccccaaccagtgggcggtgctctgtagttggagggccatggtttggagGTCTTGGTTGGATAAGGTGGCCGCGgaagcattccctgccaagcttggcgaggagTTGAAAGGgatgggtgtttggttgtttggtgttgtaggactagaaaaggagaactgttgcccctcttggacagagctcaggtcatttggagtgacgttgttttcgttgtgattagccattgtggatctcagtgggtatttgtgagagtggaactccggcgatgaaaagatctccttcgtttcccacaaacggtgccaattgatgatctgaaatccagaaaatagggtttttacaatgggttctgtagaACTGGAaaaacttagacctagaggagagtatttctccttttatatgtttccttttgtctgctagtgacgtgttaacagaacgtgtatcattcgaccacctgtccctgctgcGTTGATACGggcgtacgagggaatcagatatCTGTCTCATgcataacggcccctgattctccccgggtgcgcatgcggatggtcccacaaggcgaaGGGGCTGAACTCCTTCCTAGTTCTGGGCTGGGCCGGAGGATGAGGTTAAGACTGGGTCCGGAGAGGATCTGTCCATCGGGCCGGAAGAGCTAAGCCGACCTACCCGGAGAGATTGGTGGGAGTTTGGTCTTCAAGGCTGGCGGACTGGCGGGTTGGGCATGGACCATAAGGAAGACTTGAGGACCTCTAAGTACTGGGCTGATATCATGAGCTTGGCCCAGGCCGGAATGgaaaaatccagcggtcataaatatttaatatatattaattattattttatataaaaataaaattaaaaggtataaaaaattataaatttctgcCATATTACATAATTATGTAAGGTTCATTGATATTTGATAATTtctcatatatttattattatttaataaaatataaaaaatatatagtattaattaattaataatattaattataatttttttaccgtttatttattattaaaaataaaaataaaatatatatattaaaaattttattttattgtaattaatatattatattaaaaaattataaaaaaataaaaaaaaaattacttactaatagtaataaattaaatttattatggaCATATTATATCtttattgaatataaaaatataatttaaaaatattaataaaaataaaatatattaagagtATCGCTTAATATAAATAGCAACTTGACATAATTACAAATGCATTTGGTATAACTACATAAACTCATTTGtcttaaatcttaattttatatatatatatataaaacacaATTTAATCCTCCCTACATTTTCTTTTAGTTAAATGAATTCTCTAACAGTCACTTAGTCAATTGAGAGGGAGAAAAAAACTCGATGACTAAAATACCCTTATCTCCATTGCCATGCTAAACGACTAGTTCTTAATCCAAATCCTTTTAGAAATTCGATTTTCAACTTACATTATTAGCTCAATGGCGACTCCAACAATGGAGTCTTTGAATTCACAAACTCCTCTCGTTGAGGCCAGAAAAAGAAATCATCTTCAATAATGGAGCACATGAATCCGCAAAACGCTCGAAGAAAATCAACGCGGAAAATGGCAAAACTGGTTCAAATCCGGCTGAGCAAATTTTTGTAGTGATATCACACGCGAGGCTTAGGGGCAGAGCAGCCTTCATGGGGAAATTtggggttttatgattttaggGAGGTGCAGGTGTCAATGATGATAAGGAGAGAGTGGAAACACGAGTTGTGGAGTTTGATGAGAATGTGGAAATAACTTGTAGTTTTATCAAAGGTTAAATTTGGGAATGGGAAGATGACGATGGAGATGATTGcatgtttcttcttcttcctttgtgAACGCAGTAACCACTTGATTTCCTCAACCTAGATTTTAATTTCGTTGTTTCTTTCAGAAATTGGATTTTAATTTGTTGGTATTGTGCAATATGAAGAGAGAAAACTGAAAATTAGATTGGATAAATTGCAAATTGGTGATTTCACTTGTGACAGCAATCCGGTCGGTGATGAATTGGAGAGCTCTGGGACATTCATGGATTGGATGAGGAATGGGAAGGATAAAGAGGACGCTGGTACAAATATTGTGAAGGGGACATAATTGGTTTTTCCGCTTTGTTAAGAAAATTTAACAGGACTAAGTTCTATTATTTATAGATAATggagaatattttaattgatcttaataataataattttgcttTAATACTACTCTTTaaagttataaaaatatatattttttttaaaaaaatatttttcatttaccaatttttattaaatctctAATGCATTTTCCAAATCTCAAACGTTAGAGTGCAGTACTCTTAAagctataaaaatatttttttagaaaaatatttttcatttatcaaTTTTTACCAAATCTCTAATGGGATTGCCAAGTCTCAAACATTAGAGGACAGTGCACTTTAATTGATAGAAACAAAAAAACTAAACAAGACCATTTTAAATGATAGAAacaaaataacaaaacaaaTGTCTTGTTAATTACTTCTTGGAAAGTGAAATAAGAAATAACTTAATTTAGTTGGGAGAAGTAACTTCTCCAAAATATTTTCAACTTTCCAAGAAGTCTAGCGAAAATGCTAACTAAACAGACACAATTTTAACACTTCTTGAAGTTTCCTAATTAAATCAACTCCAACCAAATAAGGCCAAAATGAGACTTGAAAAGTGTACTGATTCCAGAAACCGGAGCTCGCAACAAACAAATGAATTTTCAGATTCAAGCACAGTTACATATCTGCCAAattacaagaaaaagaaaaatcatgtCTAAGTGAAAAATTGAGTAACCTCACCATATTACAAAATCACAACAGCTGAAATCAGCAATGTACCTAAACTGACTCTTCTCACCAAAAAATGAATGATATTGCAACCGAATCTGCTAGTGCGATACAAGCGGATGAATACACATCAAGAAACATGTCGAAATCTTACAACTAGGACCCAAATACATCCTTAGACTGTATACGATATTTACTACGATGTTCAATTGTAACATTGGGTGATATGCCATCTCTCCTCTTTTTTCATCAGGAAGATGGCTGGTATTGATTACACTTCAACATAACAAAGCTGCTAAATCTCACCTAAATCCTCCACCGTATGGCTGTTGAGTATAACCACCTGCGCCCATCATGGGGTTATAACCACCGGGCATGGCTGATCCTGGAGGTTGCATGTGACCACCTTGCCCCATCCCCATTCCCATAGGTCGGTTCATGTTCATGTTCACGCCCACACCCATCCCCATTCCCATGGGCTGACCTACGCCTCCATAAACTCCCATGCCTGGAGCTCCACCCATTCCCATATTCATGCCTGAAGCCATTCCCATGCCAGGATTCATCATGGGATTTACTGAAGCCCTAAGAGCACCTGCACCTGCTCGGCCCATGCCAGAACCAGATCCCATAGCTTTACCCATTGTGACAGTAGATGTAACAGCAGCTGTTGTTGGTTTTTCCATTCTCTTTTCCTTGCGATTGATGGCATCAAAATCAATCCCAATGTCAGCCAAAGGATTGATTTTAGCTGTATATTGCAAAGGACATGGTGTTATATATCAATTCATAATCAAAAGAACtttttcacacacacacacacacacacacacattctgTCAAGAACTCACATCCAGAGATGTTCAAGTTGACCAGCCCTCTGTTCAGTGTATCCGCCCAAACTGTTGACTTGGTCTCAAATTTGTCCTTTGATGATTGTGCAAGCAATCCCGTTGAAGATGGAAGAGCTGGCTGAGAAGCCATCACAGCGTTTGAACCTAGGGAAAATAAGTCACTATTATGTTGAGCAGCAGATCCACTTGGAGCTTGATAGCCAACTTGTGAAACAACAGGGGCAGCAAACCCTTGTTGCATAAGGTTTCCGTTGTTAAACTGTGGAGTTGGTCCTGTTGTTTGTTGTGCAACTTGTGAGCCAACTGGGGCAGCAGAGCCCTGATGTTGGAGGAAGTTACCATCATTAAACCGTGGAGTTGGTCCAGCTGCATGGTTAGCAGCTTGTGAGACAGCCAGGGAAGCAGAGCCCTGATGTGGGAGAAAGTTTGCATTGTTGAACTGTGGAGTTGGCCCACTTGAAGTATGGtgagcaacttgggcagcaggGAGAAAGTTTCCATTGTTATACTGCGGAGTTGGTCCATCTGAAGGATGGTGAGAACCGGATGAGACACCTGGGCCTACAGAACTTTGCTGTGAAAGCAAATTTCCATTGTTAAATTGTGTCCCGGGTCCAGCTGGAGTTTGTGGAGCCATGTTTGAGGGGAAAGGAGCTGTAGATCCTCCAGGTGGGAGGAAGTTCCCACTGTTGAATTGTGCAGGGTGAGGACCCACATTTGGAGCTACTAGTGCCACAGATCCTGCCTGTGAATTGTAGCTTCCATAAATATTAGCACTTGGTTCTCCAGGTTGAACAACCACAGCTGAGAAACCTGGCTGAGTAGGTCCAGCAGGCGAAGGACCAGATGGTGGGAGGATGTCCGCCAGAATATCAGTTTCCTGGTGTGAAGTTGGAAGTTCCTGAGGCATAAACTGTGAGTTTGTTGAGGCTGGCTGAACAGTCACTGCTGAATAAGTCATGCCAGAGGACGTGTCTCCAAAGTCAAAGTTATTCAATGTGCCTTGTGGCACTGTTGGGGGCATTTCAGCATTTTGAGTCACAGTAGGCATGAAAGTGGCTGCGGAGACAGAAGCCTGTTGAGCTGACATAGGATCATTAGCAGATGGAATAGCCTTAAACGGATTGTCACCAAATGGATCTTCAAAAGGCTGCAACAGCATAGATTTTGTAGTCATAactgttaaattttttaaaaccaaAATAATAACTAGTTATATTAGACGGGCTACATTTCACCTATGGTTATCAGACGCAGTAATGATTTCAGCAACTCAATTTGTATGACAAAGTCACTTAGTCTTGATTTTGTTTCAATAAAGGTCAAATGTATCACTAGATTTTGATAGAATTtcaatatgatttttaattgatAACTGAGCAAAAGTTTTACAATATGGTTTCAATCAAGAGAGGCTTATTCTATTTGGTTCATAAATTTTcttactttttctttccttctaaaAGCCACTAAAACtctacagaaaaaaaaaattcaacattAATCTTATTGAGACAAAATTATAGTTGAAAGATTTTACTAATACAAAATAATGTTCATGTGTCATAATGGATTTCACTCTCAATTTCAAAACCATGGGTGAAATTAAGCCTAAAAAAATGCAAGTCAAAATTAGAGTTAGAAGACAGAATAGAGTTTCTACATAAACTTCCTCAGCACATAAAAGACTGGCAATATGATCAGCTGATATAACATCGACAAGTAGATATACAAACAACATTGCTATcatttttctattattactaTGTGTCCATCAGAAATTAGAAGTGTTATGTCCAACAGTGGTATTCAAGTAATCATGTCTTGTTTGTACATCCACAAAAATGAATGACATTCCATAATTTAAATGAACTTCTATAACAACTAGGACACATTCACtgcaataatttttttcacatGTATTAAGCCACCCTGACTCAGACCACTTATTGTAGGACTAATCCTATTTCAATTTgcattccaaaaaaaaaaaagaaaaaaaaaagagagagagaaaagaaaaagaaacttcCAATATTTCTGAATATGACAACTGAACTTATGCAAGTACATGTACAAAAGAGAAATTCTCAGGGTCTTCCTGTTACAATCAAATCCCATAGAAAGGTTCCGTTAAAGATATatgaatttaaaacataattggAGTTAAAATATTGTGCTCACCTGATTCATAACACTAGATGCTGGCTGTGTTGCAACAAACATGGATTCTGAAAAGTTTGGCTGGGCATCAGCTTCAGAGGTTGTAGTTGCAGAGGCCACTGGCATAATGGCCAACGGGTTAGCAGTAAATGAATCTGACAGGGAACCAAGTAGATCAATTTCAGCATTGTTTGAGGTAGTGGCAACAGCAGGAGCAGCTGTGTGGATGGGACCAgctgttatttaaaaaaataaacaaaaagatGTGAATTCCCACTTAATTTTAGCAAGACTCAATATCAAACAAAGCCAACTTGTATTACTTAAAACCAATTTTCCCACGACAAACATCAAATACCACCCTCTCAAAACACTTCATACTCCAGGAAAGCTTTCCAGTTATTCTTCCCTACTAATCCCAATCCCTGCACCTACCTGTCAGGGAAATGATACCCAGTTCGGGTTCCAATCTAAACCTTGGTGCACGTTAGTTTTGCTGTAGAACAAGAATGTTAAAATGATCTCTATAAACTTTCCTTGCTGTAAGAAACATGTACCTAAGAATTTTCTGGTGACAAGTAATTTACGCAGGACTTACCATATGACAAGGAAAGAAAAGCAAAGCTAGAGCTCTTTTGGCACTCATGCTGTTTTTTTCTTTGGTTCAATATGtgaacatatatattttttgttacTTAATGTCTTAAATCCACACACAGAGAAAAAGATCCAAAAACgataaaaccataaaaagcaATATTTAATTCTTTCATCAACTTATTTTTCACATAGACCATTCTTTATGATTAAAAGACAACAAAAaacatagaaattaaaaattaaaagaaaaaaccaTGGACACCAATAAGCCCTTAGCAAACCAAGTGCTAAGTAGATAACAGTTACGATTTGTCTTATCTCAGTCACTTGTTATTCCTAGATACACAAGTTCAAAgaataaacaaacaaataacTAAAGCAATTAAGCAATCACATGAAAGAAATCTGATTCTTCTAAGTGTAGCGCGGTGTTTAATGAAGAAACTGTAACTAAAGCAGGTTATAGTCGCTCCTCAACgtttaaaatttatagttcCTCAAGCAAACCAATATAACCAAAAG
This sequence is a window from Manihot esculenta cultivar AM560-2 chromosome 4, M.esculenta_v8, whole genome shotgun sequence. Protein-coding genes within it:
- the LOC110612925 gene encoding clathrin interactor EPSIN 2 isoform X4 — translated: MKKVFDQTVRDIKREVNKKVLKVPGIEQKILDATSNEPWGPHGTLLAEIAQATRNYHEYQMIMAVIWKRINDTGKNWRHVYKALTVLEYLVANGSERVIDEIREHAYQISTLSDFQYIDSSGRDQGSNVRKKSQSLVVLVNDKERIIEVRQKAAANRDKFRSTSAGGMYRPSSYSSAGGYGDRNDNDRYEGRYGSRDEDRNGYGSGKDGEYNYRDDDRYGRYGDSYSRDGDRNGRDYEERYSRDGYRDDDYRGRSQSVDDYGSRSRSSDRDRGYDDDSQSSSRGSGARVDGQPHDGRQHEQKFSEQNIAPPSYQEALSESRSPGYNERNGETSAASAPGVSSPAAPRASSPPAAKAASPSASNNPTQATTILTATVTPAGQEVEVADEFDPRSPVSAGPIHTAAPAVATTSNNAEIDLLGSLSDSFTANPLAIMPVASATTTSEADAQPNFSESMFVATQPASSVMNQPFEDPFGDNPFKAIPSANDPMSAQQASVSAATFMPTVTQNAEMPPTVPQGTLNNFDFGDTSSGMTYSAVTVQPASTNSQFMPQELPTSHQETDILADILPPSGPSPAGPTQPGFSAVVVQPGEPSANIYGSYNSQAGSVALVAPNVGPHPAQFNSGNFLPPGGSTAPFPSNMAPQTPAGPGTQFNNGNLLSQQSSVGPGVSSGSHHPSDGPTPQYNNGNFLPAAQVAHHTSSGPTPQFNNANFLPHQGSASLAVSQAANHAAGPTPRFNDGNFLQHQGSAAPVGSQVAQQTTGPTPQFNNGNLMQQGFAAPVVSQVGYQAPSGSAAQHNSDLFSLGSNAVMASQPALPSSTGLLAQSSKDKFETKSTVWADTLNRGLVNLNISGSKINPLADIGIDFDAINRKEKRMEKPTTAAVTSTVTMGKAMGSGSGMGRAGAGALRASVNPMMNPGMGMASGMNMGMGGAPGMGVYGGVGQPMGMGMGVGVNMNMNRPMGMGMGQGGHMQPPGSAMPGGYNPMMGAGGYTQQPYGGGFR
- the LOC110612925 gene encoding clathrin interactor EPSIN 2 isoform X2, with translation MKKVFDQTVRDIKREVNKKVLKVPGIEQKILDATSNEPWGPHGTLLAEIAQATRNYHEYQMIMAVIWKRINDTGKNWRHVYKALTVLEYLVANGSERVIDEIREHAYQISTLSDFQYIDSSGRDQGSNVRKKSQSLVVLVNDKERIIEVRQKAAANRDKFRSTSAGGMYRPSSYSSAGGYGDRNDNDRYEGRYGSRDEDRNGYGSGKDGEYNYRDDDRYGRYGDSYSRDGDRNGRDYEERYSRDGYRDDDYRGRSQSVDDYGSRSRSSDRDRGYDDDSQSSSRGSGARVDGQPHDGSIARQHEQKFSEQNIAPPSYQEALSESRSPGYNERNGETSAASAPGVSSPAAPRASSPPAAKAASPSASNNPTQATTILTATVTPAGQEVEVADEFDPRSPVSAGPIHTAAPAVATTSNNAEIDLLGSLSDSFTANPLAIMPVASATTTSEADAQPNFSESMFVATQPASSVMNQPFEDPFGDNPFKAIPSANDPMSAQQASVSAATFMPTVTQNAEMPPTVPQGTLNNFDFGDTSSGMTYSAVTVQPASTNSQFMPQELPTSHQETDILADILPPSGPSPAGPTQPGFSAVVVQPGEPSANIYGSYNSQAGSVALVAPNVGPHPAQFNSGNFLPPGGSTAPFPSNMAPQTPAGPGTQFNNGNLLSQQSSVGPGVSSGSHHPSDGPTPQYNNGNFLPAAQVAHHTSSGPTPQFNNANFLPHQGSASLAVSQAANHAAGPTPRFNDGNFLQHQGSAAPVGSQVAQQTTGPTPQFNNGNLMQQGFAAPVVSQVGYQAPSGSAAQHNSDLFSLGSNAVMASQPALPSSTGLLAQSSKDKFETKSTVWADTLNRGLVNLNISGSKINPLADIGIDFDAINRKEKRMEKPTTAAVTSTVTMGKAMGSGSGMGRAGAGALRASVNPMMNPGMGMASGMNMGMGGAPGMGVYGGVGQPMGMGMGVGVNMNMNRPMGMGMGQGGHMQPPGSAMPGGYNPMMGAGGYTQQPYGGGFR